Proteins encoded together in one Prionailurus viverrinus isolate Anna chromosome B1, UM_Priviv_1.0, whole genome shotgun sequence window:
- the RHOH gene encoding rho-related GTP-binding protein RhoH: MLSSIKCVLVGDSAVGKTSLLVRFTSETFPEAYKPTVYENTGVDVFMDGIQISLGLWDTAGNDAFRSIRPLSYQQADVVLMCYSVANHTSFLNLKNKWIGEIRSNLPCTPVLVVATQTDQREMGPHRASCVNAIEGKKLAQEVRAKGYLECSALSNRGVQQVFECAVRTAVNQARRRNRRRFFSINECKIF, from the coding sequence ATGCTGAGTTCCATCAAGTGTGTGTTGGTGGGAGATTCTGCTGTGGGGAAAACTTCTCTGCTGGTGCGCTTCACTTCAGAGACCTTCCCGGAGGCCTACAAGCCCACGGTGTATGAGAACACAGGTGTGGACGTCTTCATGGATGGCATCCAGATAAGCCTGGGCCTTTGGGACACAGCGGGCAACGATGCCTTCAGAAGCATCCGTCCCCTGTCCTACCAGCAGGCAGACGTGGTGCTGATGTGCTATTCTGTAGCCAACCATACCTCTTTCCTGAACCTGAAGAACAAGTGGATTGGTGAAATCAGGAGCAACTTGCCCTGCACACCTGTGCTGGTGGTGGCTACTCAGACTGACCAGCGTGAGATGGGGCCCCACAGGGCCTCCTGCGTCAATGccatagaaggaaagaaactggCCCAGGAAGTGAGAGCAAAGGGCTATCTAGAGTGCTCAGCCCTTAGCAACCGAGGGGTTCAGCAGGTATTTGAGTGTGCCGTCCGAACTGCTGTCAACCAAGCCAGGAGACGAAACAGAAGGAGGTTCTTCTCCATTAATGAGTGCAAGATTTTCTAA